The Fibrobacter sp. UWR2 genome contains a region encoding:
- a CDS encoding CotH kinase family protein, with product MQRKVLLFPVVLATAVFTACSDEPTGTNPIDPYASIQDSIPVVDPNDPNNQPGDPNQGQENPLSSTTIPNPQISSSVFPGLSSSSAILPGISSSSAINPIASSSSGLKEYDDNHKAKETFLPKAGFYKNLTIDPPTPQKGGQIKCTFDGSFPTQNSEQITQPKQITQNSVVRCSEFVNGQPADTTTQTYFINENVSIPVVALTVNHHDMFDSSAGLYATGDLTNNPQSQWSFDVGGDDTNNPKCTEPCKQANFWKDDELPVHVEYFEKGSSSTEKTWEIDAGISIIGNYSRYKPKKSVAIKMDNDDYGDKVLKYSFFKTRPEAKKIKSFNLRNNGNRFWTDYFGDPMLVSLMEGTDVDYQRSLQVVVFYNGEYFGIHDLRERLNRSFVETNYGIDSKSINVVKNCSNGEQGCVNGWAPSGTNGASSSEFSQLTNSITSGNFAGENNQSYAQIKEKMNVSSFAQYMVAEMYIHNGDWPNNNIRAWGSPQNGYPFKFMIFDVDHGYGFTPGIMGFDTESQNMFQWVLGSATMNQGGQQQPGGQQPGGMGNWDIGGMGGWSSGGNTTIGNMLKKLLENPDFKRLFINQGCILLNDYLTYEKVQKAVQNQLNMLPSSEQSRDQQRWPRNQAKYNWSPSGADILRFAQNRTQTFRQEMANYFGLSGEANVSINVSGSGSVLVEGMKLPSSNYQGKFFTGMEMEITAVPSNGSVFSNWSDGQTQNPRKIQINGQTNITANFK from the coding sequence ATGCAAAGAAAAGTGCTTCTTTTCCCCGTTGTCCTTGCCACGGCCGTCTTTACGGCATGCTCCGACGAGCCAACCGGAACTAACCCAATCGACCCGTATGCCAGCATACAGGACTCCATTCCCGTAGTCGACCCCAACGACCCAAATAACCAGCCGGGCGACCCGAACCAAGGGCAGGAAAATCCGCTTAGTTCCACAACCATCCCGAACCCGCAGATATCCAGTTCCGTATTTCCCGGTCTTTCATCAAGTTCAGCGATTCTGCCCGGCATTTCCAGTTCATCGGCAATTAACCCCATCGCATCTTCCTCGAGCGGGCTCAAGGAATACGACGACAACCACAAAGCCAAGGAGACCTTCCTCCCGAAGGCAGGTTTCTACAAGAACCTGACCATCGATCCGCCTACCCCGCAGAAGGGCGGGCAGATCAAGTGCACCTTTGACGGCTCCTTCCCCACCCAGAACTCGGAACAGATTACTCAGCCCAAGCAGATTACGCAGAATTCCGTAGTACGCTGCTCCGAATTCGTGAATGGACAGCCGGCAGATACCACGACGCAGACCTACTTTATTAACGAGAACGTCTCTATACCGGTGGTGGCTTTAACCGTAAACCATCACGACATGTTCGATTCAAGCGCAGGCCTTTACGCAACCGGCGACTTGACCAATAACCCGCAGAGTCAATGGAGTTTTGATGTCGGCGGCGATGACACCAACAATCCCAAATGTACCGAGCCCTGCAAGCAGGCGAACTTCTGGAAGGACGACGAACTCCCTGTACACGTGGAATACTTCGAAAAGGGCAGTTCCTCCACCGAAAAGACCTGGGAAATCGACGCAGGCATTTCCATTATCGGTAACTACAGCCGCTACAAGCCCAAGAAGAGTGTCGCCATCAAGATGGATAACGACGACTACGGCGACAAGGTTTTAAAATATTCATTCTTCAAGACTCGCCCCGAAGCGAAGAAAATCAAGAGTTTCAACCTGCGCAACAACGGTAACCGTTTCTGGACCGACTACTTTGGCGACCCCATGCTGGTGAGCCTCATGGAAGGTACCGACGTGGATTACCAGCGCAGCCTCCAGGTGGTTGTGTTCTACAACGGCGAATACTTCGGCATCCACGACTTGCGCGAACGCCTGAACAGGAGTTTTGTCGAGACCAACTACGGCATTGATTCCAAAAGCATCAACGTTGTCAAGAACTGCTCCAACGGCGAGCAGGGATGCGTCAACGGATGGGCACCCAGCGGAACCAACGGAGCATCCAGTTCTGAATTCAGCCAGCTGACAAACTCGATTACCAGCGGAAACTTCGCAGGCGAAAACAACCAGTCCTATGCGCAGATTAAAGAAAAGATGAACGTCAGCAGTTTTGCCCAGTACATGGTTGCCGAAATGTACATCCATAACGGAGACTGGCCGAACAACAACATCCGCGCCTGGGGCAGCCCGCAGAACGGTTATCCGTTCAAGTTCATGATTTTCGACGTGGACCACGGCTACGGATTTACCCCGGGCATCATGGGATTTGACACCGAAAGCCAGAACATGTTCCAGTGGGTGCTCGGCAGCGCCACCATGAACCAGGGCGGTCAGCAGCAGCCTGGTGGCCAGCAACCCGGCGGCATGGGCAACTGGGATATAGGCGGCATGGGCGGCTGGAGCTCGGGAGGCAATACCACAATCGGCAACATGCTGAAAAAGCTTTTGGAAAATCCCGATTTCAAGCGCCTGTTTATCAACCAGGGTTGTATCCTCCTGAACGACTACCTGACCTACGAAAAGGTCCAGAAGGCTGTGCAGAACCAGCTCAACATGCTTCCGAGTTCCGAACAGTCCCGCGACCAACAGCGCTGGCCCCGCAACCAGGCCAAGTACAACTGGTCGCCTTCTGGCGCTGACATCCTGAGGTTCGCCCAGAATCGCACCCAGACATTTAGGCAGGAAATGGCCAACTACTTCGGCCTCTCGGGCGAAGCCAACGTGAGCATCAACGTCAGCGGAAGCGGCTCCGTGCTCGTAGAAGGCATGAAACTCCCGAGCAGCAATTATCAGGGTAAGTTCTTCACTGGCATGGAAATGGAGATTACCGCGGTTCCGTCGAACGGGTCTGTTTTCTCGAACTGGTCTGATGGCCAGACGCAGAACCCGCGCAAGATTCAGATTAACGGCCAAACGAACATTACCGCGAACTTTAAATAA
- the aspS gene encoding aspartate--tRNA ligase yields MKRTHNCGQLRKEDVGQTVTLAGWVDRRRDHGGVIFVDLRDKYGKTQIVFNPDYNADVLKTAEQLRNEYVIYVTGKVYAREEGNTNEKLATGEIEVKADKLEILNAALTSPLAINDPNEECKENDDLRLQYRYLDLRRPWIQKKLLLKSRFLKAVYDFFYANGFENIETPCLCKSTPEGARDYLVPSRVNPGKFYALPQSPQQYKQLLMIAGMDRYFQIAKCFRDEDLRADRQPEFTQIDVEMSFVNQDEVMEMFDKFVTEVLGKVWNFEPPKKIRRMKWHEAMLKYGSDKPDLRFDLEIHDVSEIGAKSNFGVFKNCVAAGGKIRGIAAKGCVDFTRKQIDELTAYVGKYGSKGLVWMRVKENDEVETQVGKFFTTEQLNELRDAVGAKCGDMMFFIAGPEKVAATAMGQLRLEVARIKGLRDPKKREFVWITEFPMFEYSDTEGRYMAMHHPFTNPLPEHLDMMLGGNLKDCNAEAYDLVLNGVEIGGGSIRIHNPEVQEKVFRLLGLTEEQVRTKFGFFVDAFKYGAPPHGGLAFGLDRVVATMEGEESIRDYIAFPKNTSASSPMDQCPSEVDLQQLQDIHISVQMPKQAK; encoded by the coding sequence ATGAAACGTACACATAACTGCGGCCAGCTTCGCAAGGAAGATGTTGGCCAGACCGTAACACTCGCCGGTTGGGTGGATCGCCGCCGTGACCATGGTGGTGTGATTTTCGTTGACCTCCGCGACAAGTATGGCAAGACCCAGATCGTTTTCAACCCCGACTACAACGCCGACGTGTTGAAGACCGCCGAACAGCTCCGTAACGAATACGTTATTTACGTGACTGGTAAGGTCTACGCCCGCGAAGAAGGCAACACCAACGAAAAGCTCGCTACGGGTGAAATCGAAGTCAAGGCCGACAAGCTCGAAATCCTGAACGCCGCTCTCACTTCTCCGCTCGCCATTAACGACCCGAACGAAGAATGCAAGGAAAACGACGACCTCCGCTTGCAGTACCGCTACCTGGACCTCCGCCGCCCGTGGATCCAGAAGAAGCTCCTCCTCAAGAGCCGCTTCCTCAAGGCCGTGTACGACTTCTTCTACGCTAACGGTTTTGAAAACATCGAAACTCCGTGCCTTTGCAAGTCCACTCCGGAAGGCGCCCGTGACTACCTCGTGCCGTCCCGCGTGAACCCGGGCAAGTTCTACGCCCTTCCGCAGTCTCCGCAGCAGTACAAGCAGCTCTTGATGATTGCCGGCATGGACCGCTACTTCCAGATTGCCAAGTGCTTCCGCGACGAAGACCTCCGCGCTGACCGTCAGCCGGAATTCACGCAGATCGACGTTGAAATGTCCTTCGTCAACCAGGACGAAGTCATGGAAATGTTCGACAAGTTCGTGACCGAAGTTCTCGGTAAGGTTTGGAACTTCGAACCTCCCAAGAAGATTCGCCGTATGAAGTGGCACGAAGCCATGCTCAAGTACGGTTCCGACAAGCCGGACCTCCGCTTCGACCTCGAAATCCACGATGTGTCCGAAATCGGTGCAAAGTCCAACTTCGGCGTGTTCAAGAACTGCGTTGCCGCCGGTGGCAAGATCCGCGGTATCGCTGCCAAGGGTTGCGTTGACTTCACCCGCAAGCAGATTGACGAACTCACAGCCTACGTGGGCAAGTACGGTTCCAAGGGCCTCGTGTGGATGCGCGTCAAGGAAAACGACGAAGTGGAAACGCAGGTCGGCAAGTTCTTCACGACCGAACAGCTCAACGAACTGCGCGACGCTGTTGGCGCCAAGTGCGGCGACATGATGTTCTTCATCGCCGGTCCGGAAAAGGTTGCTGCTACGGCTATGGGCCAGCTCCGTCTGGAAGTCGCCCGCATCAAGGGCCTCCGCGACCCGAAGAAGCGCGAATTTGTGTGGATTACCGAATTTCCGATGTTCGAATACAGCGACACCGAAGGCCGCTACATGGCCATGCACCATCCGTTCACCAACCCGCTTCCGGAACACCTGGACATGATGCTCGGTGGCAACCTCAAGGATTGCAACGCCGAAGCCTACGACCTCGTTCTGAACGGCGTGGAAATCGGTGGCGGTTCTATCCGTATCCACAACCCGGAAGTCCAAGAAAAGGTGTTCCGCCTGCTCGGCCTTACCGAAGAACAGGTTCGCACCAAGTTCGGCTTCTTCGTCGACGCCTTCAAGTACGGCGCTCCTCCGCACGGTGGTCTCGCCTTCGGTCTCGACCGCGTCGTGGCTACCATGGAAGGTGAAGAATCCATCCGTGACTACATCGCGTTCCCGAAGAACACGAGTGCTTCTAGCCCGATGGACCAGTGCCCGAGCGAAGTGGACCTCCAGCAGTTGCAGGACATCCACATCTCCGTGCAGATGCCCAAGCAGGCCAAATAA
- a CDS encoding ATPase, translated as MAEDLQYLMERIQKDAVDKAENEAAAIIAKAKEKAADIVKAAEAEASARLEKADKDAEAFTERSERTLEQSARDLLLSVGKNLEKMIMDLLNLQVEKSLDESTVKAMLLAVAKSYNSDIEVDFSDADARKLSSFVMGEFAKQLSAGVKVESDKGVKFGFRIKLDGGKVTHEFTEAAMADALSALLRPQLSRVVNAAAQAK; from the coding sequence ATGGCAGAAGACTTGCAATACCTTATGGAACGCATCCAGAAAGATGCTGTCGATAAAGCAGAAAACGAGGCGGCGGCTATCATTGCCAAGGCCAAGGAAAAGGCGGCCGATATCGTGAAGGCTGCCGAGGCCGAAGCGTCCGCCCGTCTGGAAAAGGCCGACAAGGACGCCGAAGCGTTCACGGAACGCAGCGAACGCACCCTTGAACAGTCCGCCCGCGACCTCCTGCTTTCGGTAGGCAAGAATCTCGAAAAGATGATTATGGACCTGCTTAACCTCCAGGTGGAAAAGTCCCTGGACGAATCTACGGTCAAGGCCATGCTCTTGGCAGTCGCCAAGTCCTACAATTCCGACATCGAGGTGGATTTCTCCGATGCCGATGCCCGTAAGCTCAGCTCCTTTGTGATGGGCGAGTTTGCCAAGCAGCTTTCCGCCGGCGTGAAGGTCGAAAGCGACAAGGGTGTCAAGTTCGGCTTCCGCATCAAGCTCGATGGCGGCAAGGTCACCCACGAATTTACAGAAGCTGCAATGGCCGACGCTCTTTCGGCCCTGCTCCGTCCGCAACTTTCCCGCGTTGTAAACGCCGCTGCCCAGGCCAAGTAG
- a CDS encoding DUF2764 family protein yields MSSPSYLMASLPMLEMGDVPPLTMEEFRHRCIGVLSEPELLALDAVLDDGECEECDDEFVRAYKAHEIQMKNVSGRLRAAAWGPDVRFTDKSFPGYDVTFAKMIQDAFAKSNPMEKEQDIDKARFWLVDCLAGVGEGTVKHVYAYAIKLKICERWARLTEEAGDSAVLNVINANDPAYASTAEQE; encoded by the coding sequence ATGAGCTCTCCTTCTTACCTGATGGCGTCTCTTCCGATGCTCGAGATGGGCGACGTTCCGCCCCTCACCATGGAAGAGTTCCGTCACCGCTGCATTGGCGTGCTGTCCGAGCCGGAGCTTCTGGCCCTGGACGCCGTTCTCGACGACGGTGAATGCGAAGAATGTGACGACGAGTTCGTTCGTGCCTACAAGGCCCACGAAATTCAGATGAAGAACGTCTCGGGCAGGCTCCGCGCGGCTGCGTGGGGCCCGGATGTCCGTTTTACGGACAAGTCCTTCCCGGGCTACGATGTCACTTTCGCGAAGATGATTCAGGACGCGTTTGCCAAGTCGAATCCTATGGAAAAAGAGCAGGATATCGACAAGGCCCGTTTCTGGCTTGTGGACTGCCTCGCCGGTGTAGGCGAGGGGACTGTCAAGCATGTTTACGCATATGCGATCAAGCTGAAAATTTGTGAACGCTGGGCCCGCCTGACTGAAGAAGCCGGCGACAGCGCTGTTTTGAATGTTATTAATGCAAACGACCCTGCATACGCCTCTACGGCGGAGCAGGAATGA
- a CDS encoding V-type ATP synthase subunit A, with amino-acid sequence MASIGKIIGVNGNLIRVKFETAVSQNEVAYAKLTQKNKDGKSEVIPLKSEVIRIRGDYAELQVFEDTTGLKTGDEVEFTGELLSVELGPGLLTQVFDGLQNPLPKLAEECGFFLQRGKYLKALPRDKKWAFTPVAKVGDVVVAGDTLGTVPEGVFTHRIMVPFRLLGKWTVESVSAAGEHVVEDVVAKLKNDKGETQDVTMVQTWPVKMPIKAFEERLRPSKPLTMQQRIIDTFFPVMQGGTFCTPGPFGAGKTVLQQLMSRYADVDIVILAACGERAGEVVETLREFPELIDPRTGKSLMERTLIICNTSSMPVAAREASVYTGVTLAEYYRQMGLNVLLLADSTSRWAQALREMSGRLEEIPGEEAFPAYLESVIAAFYERGGVVRLKDGSTGSVTICGSVSPAGGNFEEPVTQATLKVVGAFLGLSRERSDQRRFPAIHPLDSWSKYEGIIDSKKVAEARSILANGVDVNNMMKVVGEEGTSIDDFVIYLKSEYLDAVYLQQDAYNEIDAACSAERQKYVFDKVYTILKTPMKFSEKDVARTFFLKLTQSTKDWNRVKFDSQEFKDLEQSIFASVKEVSANA; translated from the coding sequence ATGGCTAGTATCGGAAAAATCATCGGCGTGAACGGAAACTTGATACGCGTCAAGTTCGAAACCGCCGTGTCCCAGAACGAAGTGGCGTATGCCAAGCTTACCCAGAAAAACAAGGACGGCAAGTCCGAAGTTATCCCCCTCAAGAGCGAAGTCATCCGTATCCGCGGTGACTACGCCGAACTCCAGGTGTTCGAAGACACCACGGGGCTCAAGACGGGTGACGAGGTGGAATTCACCGGCGAACTTTTGTCCGTAGAACTTGGCCCCGGCCTCTTGACTCAGGTCTTTGACGGTCTGCAGAACCCGCTCCCGAAGCTTGCCGAAGAATGCGGCTTCTTCCTGCAGCGTGGTAAGTATTTGAAGGCGCTCCCCCGCGACAAGAAGTGGGCATTTACCCCGGTCGCGAAGGTGGGCGATGTGGTGGTCGCGGGCGATACGCTCGGCACCGTGCCCGAAGGCGTGTTTACGCACCGCATTATGGTGCCGTTCCGCCTGCTCGGCAAGTGGACTGTGGAATCGGTCTCTGCCGCTGGCGAACATGTGGTTGAAGATGTGGTCGCCAAGCTCAAGAACGACAAGGGCGAAACCCAGGACGTGACCATGGTGCAGACCTGGCCGGTGAAGATGCCGATCAAGGCCTTCGAAGAACGCCTCCGTCCGAGCAAGCCTCTGACCATGCAGCAGAGAATTATAGATACGTTCTTCCCCGTGATGCAGGGCGGTACGTTCTGTACGCCGGGCCCGTTCGGTGCCGGTAAGACCGTGCTCCAGCAGCTCATGAGCCGCTACGCCGACGTGGATATCGTGATCTTGGCCGCTTGCGGTGAACGTGCAGGTGAAGTGGTGGAAACCCTCCGCGAATTCCCTGAACTGATTGACCCGCGTACCGGCAAGTCCCTCATGGAACGTACGCTGATTATTTGTAACACGTCTTCGATGCCGGTGGCTGCTCGTGAAGCTTCCGTGTACACGGGTGTGACCCTCGCTGAATACTACCGTCAGATGGGCCTGAACGTGCTCTTGCTCGCTGACTCTACTTCTCGTTGGGCTCAGGCTCTGCGTGAAATGAGCGGCCGCTTGGAAGAAATCCCCGGTGAAGAAGCCTTCCCGGCCTACCTCGAATCTGTGATCGCCGCCTTCTATGAACGCGGTGGTGTGGTTCGCCTGAAGGATGGTTCTACTGGTTCCGTGACGATTTGCGGATCTGTTTCTCCGGCAGGTGGTAACTTCGAAGAACCCGTGACCCAGGCTACCTTGAAGGTGGTGGGCGCATTCCTCGGCCTTTCCCGTGAACGTTCTGACCAACGCCGCTTCCCGGCTATTCACCCGCTGGATTCCTGGTCCAAGTACGAGGGCATCATCGATTCCAAGAAGGTGGCTGAAGCCCGTAGCATTCTTGCGAACGGTGTGGACGTGAACAACATGATGAAGGTGGTGGGTGAAGAAGGTACCTCCATCGATGACTTTGTGATTTACTTGAAGTCTGAATACCTGGATGCAGTTTATCTGCAGCAGGACGCCTACAACGAAATCGACGCCGCTTGCTCTGCCGAACGCCAGAAGTACGTGTTCGACAAGGTTTACACCATCCTCAAGACCCCGATGAAGTTTAGCGAGAAGGACGTCGCCCGTACGTTCTTCCTTAAGCTCACTCAGTCGACGAAGGACTGGAACCGCGTCAAGTTCGATTCCCAGGAATTCAAGGACCTTGAACAAAGTATTTTCGCTTCCGTGAAGGAGGTTTCCGCTAATGCATAA
- a CDS encoding V-type ATP synthase subunit B — MHNVAYHRIERIAGSVITLRAEGVANQELAQVTSSFGTSLARVIRIDGDMVDLQVFAGARGISTDSEVRFLGEPMKVPYSEALLGRVFNGAGKPRDNGPEVDGERITIGGPSVNPAKRIIPKTMVRTGIPMIDVFNTLVVSQKLPIFSIAGEPYNELLARIALQAEVDVIILGGMGLKHDDYLYLKDFLEKNGALSRTVMFMHTASDPIVECLLVPDASLAVAEKFATEGKNVLVLLTDMTNFADAMKEIAITMEQIPSNRGYPGDLYSQLASRYEKAVDFEGSGSITILAVTTMPGDDVTHPVPDNTGYITEGQFYLRKGRIEPFGSLSRLKQQVNGKTRSDHRTIMNTMIQLYASYKETLEKQSMGFNMSNWDQKLLKYGVRFEKEMMDLSVNIPLEKALDLGWEILADCFAPEETGIPTKMINEYWPKKG; from the coding sequence ATGCATAATGTGGCATACCATCGTATTGAACGCATCGCCGGTTCCGTGATTACGCTCCGTGCCGAAGGTGTTGCAAATCAGGAACTTGCCCAGGTGACAAGTTCGTTCGGAACATCCCTTGCCCGCGTGATCCGTATTGACGGCGACATGGTGGACTTGCAGGTGTTCGCAGGTGCCCGCGGTATTTCCACCGACTCCGAAGTGCGTTTCCTCGGTGAACCGATGAAGGTCCCGTACAGCGAAGCCTTGCTCGGCCGCGTGTTTAACGGTGCCGGCAAGCCTCGCGACAACGGTCCCGAAGTGGACGGCGAACGCATTACTATCGGCGGCCCTTCCGTGAACCCCGCAAAGCGTATCATCCCGAAGACGATGGTGCGTACGGGTATCCCGATGATCGACGTGTTCAACACGCTCGTGGTTTCGCAGAAGCTCCCGATTTTCTCTATCGCCGGTGAACCCTACAACGAACTCTTGGCCCGTATCGCATTGCAGGCCGAAGTGGACGTGATTATCCTCGGCGGCATGGGCCTCAAGCACGATGACTACCTGTACTTGAAGGACTTCCTCGAAAAGAACGGTGCCTTGAGCCGTACGGTGATGTTCATGCACACCGCCTCTGACCCGATCGTGGAATGCTTGCTCGTGCCGGATGCTTCCCTTGCCGTGGCTGAAAAGTTCGCTACCGAAGGCAAGAACGTGCTCGTGCTCCTCACCGACATGACGAACTTTGCAGACGCCATGAAGGAAATCGCCATTACGATGGAACAGATTCCGTCGAACCGTGGTTATCCTGGCGACCTTTACTCTCAGCTTGCCAGCCGTTACGAAAAGGCCGTGGACTTCGAAGGTTCGGGCTCCATCACTATCCTTGCCGTTACGACCATGCCTGGCGACGACGTGACCCACCCGGTTCCGGACAACACCGGTTACATTACCGAAGGTCAGTTCTACCTGCGTAAGGGCCGTATCGAACCGTTCGGTTCTCTGTCTCGTTTGAAACAGCAGGTGAACGGCAAGACCCGTAGCGACCACCGCACCATCATGAACACCATGATCCAGTTGTACGCAAGCTACAAGGAAACTTTGGAAAAGCAGTCCATGGGCTTCAACATGAGTAACTGGGACCAGAAACTGTTGAAGTACGGTGTGCGCTTTGAAAAGGAAATGATGGACCTTTCCGTCAACATTCCGCTGGAAAAGGCTTTGGACCTTGGCTGGGAAATCCTTGCCGACTGTTTCGCACCCGAAGAAACGGGTATTCCGACCAAGATGATCAACGAATATTGGCCCAAGAAGGGGTAA
- a CDS encoding V-type ATP synthase subunit D, which produces MAKVKLTKNALKAERDALKRFQRYLPTLLLKKQQLQMEMRTLQERVMAKREEEDKLRKSMASWISLFAEPIEWSKYLSVKEVRQGEGNIAGVKIPTYDGVDFNIAIPDFFTTPVWLDDGIRSLQGLISLRLERRVLERQYELLSKELRTTSQRVNLFEKVKIPEAKENIRVINIFLGDQQTSGVARSKLAKGKATARTAAQDALAKEAAA; this is translated from the coding sequence ATGGCGAAGGTCAAGTTAACTAAAAACGCCCTCAAGGCGGAACGCGACGCATTGAAGCGCTTCCAGCGCTATCTGCCGACGTTGCTGTTGAAAAAGCAGCAGCTGCAGATGGAAATGCGCACGCTCCAGGAGAGGGTGATGGCAAAGCGAGAAGAGGAGGACAAGCTCCGCAAGAGCATGGCTTCCTGGATTTCGCTGTTTGCCGAACCCATCGAATGGTCAAAGTACCTGTCGGTGAAGGAAGTGCGCCAGGGCGAAGGTAACATCGCCGGTGTGAAGATTCCGACATACGACGGGGTAGACTTTAATATCGCCATTCCGGATTTCTTCACCACGCCCGTGTGGCTGGACGACGGTATCAGAAGCCTTCAGGGCCTGATCTCGCTGCGTCTGGAACGCCGCGTGCTCGAGCGTCAGTACGAACTCCTCTCGAAGGAACTGCGTACCACGAGCCAGCGCGTGAACCTGTTCGAAAAGGTGAAGATTCCCGAGGCGAAGGAAAATATCCGCGTCATCAACATCTTCCTGGGCGACCAGCAGACCAGTGGCGTTGCCCGCAGCAAGCTTGCTAAGGGTAAGGCTACCGCTCGTACCGCTGCTCAGGATGCACTCGCGAAGGAGGCCGCCGCATGA
- a CDS encoding V-type ATP synthase subunit I — MITPMKKVTVLTVASAVEETLQALRTLEILHLTPLQAAAGAKLNKARGEMNRVQKALEVVPEKAPKGVTPVKDAAPAASLIEEIQNLVAESKQAEIDKEQAEEELTKLSMFKNLDPTTAAALQAKGIYVKLYQLHDGKIPFELDGEGSIEEFGEDENGRYVAVVSRGEAPVAVKGNFTELTMPQKSLAEYREMEAKAKETLARVEKRLGELSGVRESIEDKLLEVGDDYRMVEAEASMVGDKNVAAVQGFCPAPRVGELEKAAREHGWGLLVDDPADGDDIPTLLTYSKLSRPMQFLYDIIGISPGYKEVDVSAVFLCFFSIFFAMIVGDTAYGLLFLGLALFARKKMPKANPAGFHFIYLMSIATIVWGVINASFLGLSPALAGWTYYLDITNYGWLPEPLKNAMLWIRTSAPTDPAKFEAYKAFAQSITILPESFVPKAAGASQMQHIQLFCFCIAVVHLSIAHIWNVCVRIKRKDSTFMAQVGWLIGCWVMFFLACQMVLGIDMPKFVIPMFIVEAVLLVLFTVPPKRLKQDFISIPMLVLDVVNSFTDVISYIRLFAVGMSGAAIAEAFNDMLSPLFGSAVGIAGAAFLLLFVHGLNIALAVMGVAVHAVRLNTLEFSNGLGQEWSGFAFAPFAKQKN; from the coding sequence ATGATTACTCCTATGAAGAAAGTGACGGTGCTGACGGTTGCAAGTGCAGTTGAAGAGACGCTCCAGGCGCTCCGTACGCTTGAAATTTTGCACCTCACGCCTTTGCAGGCGGCAGCAGGCGCCAAGCTGAACAAGGCCCGCGGCGAAATGAACCGCGTGCAGAAGGCCTTGGAAGTGGTGCCCGAGAAGGCCCCGAAGGGTGTGACTCCCGTGAAGGATGCCGCTCCGGCAGCAAGCCTTATCGAAGAAATCCAGAACCTGGTTGCCGAAAGCAAGCAGGCGGAAATCGACAAGGAACAGGCTGAAGAGGAACTCACCAAACTTTCCATGTTCAAGAACCTGGACCCCACAACGGCAGCTGCCTTGCAGGCGAAGGGTATCTATGTAAAACTGTACCAGCTCCATGACGGTAAAATCCCGTTCGAACTCGATGGCGAAGGTTCCATCGAAGAATTCGGCGAGGATGAAAACGGTAGGTATGTGGCTGTCGTGAGCAGGGGAGAAGCCCCTGTCGCCGTGAAGGGTAACTTCACCGAACTCACGATGCCGCAGAAGTCGCTTGCCGAATACCGTGAAATGGAAGCGAAAGCCAAGGAAACGCTTGCCCGCGTTGAAAAACGCCTGGGTGAACTTTCGGGCGTCAGGGAATCTATCGAAGACAAGCTCCTCGAAGTGGGTGACGACTACCGCATGGTCGAAGCCGAAGCCTCGATGGTGGGCGACAAGAACGTCGCCGCCGTGCAGGGCTTCTGCCCCGCACCGCGCGTGGGCGAACTCGAAAAGGCCGCCCGCGAGCACGGCTGGGGCCTCCTGGTGGACGACCCAGCCGACGGCGACGATATCCCGACGCTGTTGACCTACAGCAAGCTCAGCCGTCCCATGCAGTTCCTGTACGACATCATCGGCATTTCGCCGGGGTACAAGGAAGTGGACGTGTCGGCCGTGTTCCTTTGCTTCTTCAGCATCTTCTTTGCGATGATTGTGGGGGATACCGCTTACGGGTTGCTCTTCCTCGGTCTGGCGCTCTTTGCACGCAAGAAAATGCCGAAAGCGAACCCTGCTGGTTTCCACTTTATCTACCTCATGAGCATCGCCACCATCGTGTGGGGTGTCATCAACGCAAGCTTCCTTGGACTTTCTCCGGCGCTTGCGGGGTGGACGTATTACTTGGACATCACCAACTACGGCTGGTTGCCTGAACCGCTGAAGAACGCGATGCTCTGGATTCGCACCAGTGCACCGACTGACCCTGCGAAGTTCGAAGCCTACAAGGCCTTCGCCCAGTCGATCACGATTCTGCCCGAAAGCTTCGTGCCCAAGGCGGCGGGTGCCTCCCAGATGCAGCATATCCAGCTGTTCTGCTTCTGCATCGCCGTGGTCCATCTGAGTATTGCCCATATTTGGAACGTGTGCGTGCGCATCAAGCGCAAGGATTCCACGTTCATGGCGCAGGTGGGCTGGCTTATCGGCTGCTGGGTGATGTTCTTCCTGGCCTGCCAGATGGTGCTCGGTATCGATATGCCGAAGTTCGTCATCCCGATGTTCATCGTGGAAGCGGTGCTTCTGGTGCTCTTTACCGTGCCGCCCAAGAGGCTCAAGCAAGACTTCATCAGCATCCCTATGCTGGTGCTGGACGTGGTGAACAGCTTTACCGACGTGATCAGTTACATCCGTCTGTTTGCCGTGGGCATGTCCGGTGCGGCCATCGCCGAGGCGTTCAACGACATGCTCTCGCCGCTGTTCGGCTCTGCTGTCGGTATCGCCGGTGCGGCCTTCCTGTTGCTCTTTGTGCATGGCCTGAACATCGCGCTTGCGGTCATGGGCGTCGCCGTCCACGCCGTACGTCTTAACACACTCGAATTTTCAAATGGACTTGGCCAGGAATGGAGCGGATTCGCCTTCGCGCCCTTCGCCAAGCAGAAAAATTAA